The Prochlorococcus marinus str. MIT 1214 sequence TCTTATTTGCCAGACGTCCAGAGAGACTTTCTATTTCCTTTTCTGCTTTATTTAAATCTTTTTCAAGCCTTGATCGTAAAGAAGCTATATCTATCAATCCTTCAATAGGAAGAACCACCTCGAGCTCTCCACTTACGCCTGCTAAAGCTTTCATAGAAGGTAATGATTTTGCTTGCTCTGGAGATAATATTTGGACTTCCTTAGCTTTAGTCAAAACAGCAATATCATTAATTGATGTTTTGAGAGTGTTTTGCAAAACTTCCTTACCAGAGACCAACATGACAGGAACTTTTTGAGAGGGTTTCAACCCAGCAACTGCTCGTAAATTGCGAATTAATCTGATAGAGGCAAATAAATCAGAGAAAGAACTCTCTAAATCAATATTCAAGTCTTGTTCATTGAATTTTGGCCAAGGCTGCAAAGCTAGAAATTGATCTTCAGTTAAACCTGTTAATCCATGCCAAAGCTCCTCTGTCAAATGAGGCATTAGAGGATGAAGCATAATCAAAAGATCACTTAAAACTTTGTATAAGATGCTTTTCGCTATTTTTTGATCTAATAATTCATCGGGAGAAAGATTGGCTGCACTATTCAATCGTCGTTTAATTAGTTCTAAATACCAATCACAAAAATCATTCCAAGCAAATTCATATAATCCCTTAGCTGCCTCTCCTAAAGCATAATTTTCATATCTATTAGCGGTCTCACTATTGACTCGAGCAAGTCTTGATAAAATCCACTTATCTGATAATTGCAACTTCGATAAATCATATTTGTCCAAACTTTCATAATCTTGATCCTCAAGATTGATAAGAGCAAATCTAGTTGCGTTCCAAAGCTTGTTAGCAAAATTTCTTGAGGCCTCAACAGTTGCTGATGTTTGGGTTTTACGATCAAAGTCAAGACGTATATCTTGGCCCGCACCGGCAACTTCACGAACCAGAGCAAACCTCAAAGCATCAGTTCCATATCTTTCTATTAGTAATAAAGGATCAATACCATTTCCTGCACTTTTACTCATCTTTCTATTTTGCTCATCTCTAACAAGCCCATGAATATAGACGTCAGAAAATGGCATCTTCTCCGTAAATACTCCAGCCATCATTGTCATTCTTGCTACCCAAAAGAAAATAATGTCAAAGCCAGTTACGAGGGTATTTGTGGGATACCAACGTTGAAAATCAGGATGAGTTTCATCAGGCCAACCTAAAGTGGAAAAAGGCCATAATCCGCTAGAGAACCATGTATCTAGAACATCTTCATCTTGCTCAATTTTGACTGAATCTCCATATTGTTCTCGTGCTAATTTCTTAGCTTCAACTTCTGTTCTAGCGACAATATACGGTGTTTCATTAACAACCCTATTATCTGTTTGACTAATCACAAACCAAGCCGGAATGCGATGTCCCCACCATAATTGTCTACTAATACACCAATCTCTAATATCAGTTAACCAATCTCGATAAACTTTTGACCATCTATTAGGAATAAATTTAGGTTGTCCTTTCTCAAAAAATTCAGAACAACTATTTGCTAAAGGATCCATTTTGACAAACCACTGAGTTGACAGCAATGGCTCGACTGGTACTTTACCTCTGTCAGAGAAAGGCACACTATGTTTATAAGCTTCTATTTTAGTTAACAGACCAATCTCCTTTAAAGAATCAATAACAGCTTCACGAGCTTCAAAACGATCCAAGCCTTCAAATTGACCTGCATTGTGATTCATTGTTCCTTTTTTAGTCATGACTGTTATTTGAGGTAAGTCATGTCTCTGACCTATCTCAAAATCATTTGGATCATGAGCTGGAGTAACTTTGACACATCCAGTTCCAAAATCTTTATCTACATGAGGGTCTCCAATAATTGGAATAGTTCTGCCAACTAGAGGCAAAGTAAGTTTCTCCCCTATGAGATCTTTATACCTTTCATCTGATGGGTTCACAGCAACTGCTACATCGCCAAGCATCGTCTCAGGACGTGTAGTCGCTACTTCTAAGTAACTAATTTGTTTGACGCTTGATCCAGATGATGAGACTAACGGATATCGAAAATGCCATAAATGTCCATCTACTTCTTTCATTTCAACTTCTAAATCACTCACAGCCGAACCAGAGGCAGGGCACCAATTCACTAAATATTCTCCTCGATATATCAATCCCTTTTCATATAAACGAACAAAAGCCTCGGAAACAGCTTTACTCAGCCCCTCATCCAATGTAAATCTCTCTCTACTCCAGTCTACGGAATATCCCAAACGTTTTAATTGATCAACAATTCTTCCACCACTTTTTTCTTTCCATTCCCAAGCTTTTTCCAAAAAAGAAGCTCTACCAAGATCACGACGATTTTTGCCTTCTTCCTTGAGTTGTCGCTCGAGAATAGTTTGAACCGCAATTGAAGCATGGTCTGTCCCTGGAAGACAAAGAACATTATTTCCTTTTAATCTCTTATACCTGACAACTGTATCTATTAAGGCAGTATTAAAAGCATGCCCCATATGCAGACTACCTGTGACATTTGGAGGAGGAATAACTACGGAGAATGGGTCTCCAGGGGCTGCTGGATCAGGTTTAAAAACTCCTTTTTCTTCCCAAGCTTTCTGCCAGCGATTTTCAGTCCCAACTGGATCATATGTTTTAGGAAGCCCTGAGGCTTCAGATAATTTTGTAGTTTTTGCCCGCTCTATCACAGAAAAAAAATGTGTTTAATTTAATTTACTCATTCCAGAGAAAAGTTTTACATCATTCTTGCTTTTCCTAAATTCAAATGTCACTTTTCACGTTCCAAGGAATCGAAACTATTGAGTCATGCCTTTCCCATGCAGCCGAAGATAAAGAAACCTTGTTACTTAAACCGATCGTTTGTAAGGCTTGAACTACATCGTTATCAAGAATTCTCTGATTTCCATCCATTGGCATTATCAAAACTTGCGCTTCTGCAGGATCAGCCATCACATGTAATGACAAATCTTCTAAAGCTCTTTCAAAAAATATTTTTCTCATTCGACTTGTTAAAGGAGAACCCATGGCTTTCGCAAACAATTCCAGGCTTTCTTTATCTCCAGAGAGCCCACAATTTAAACTTAACCAGATTAAAAATTTAACCCAGCTATCAACGCTCCACAGTGGCTGAAAGCTATCTCGCTTACTATAAATTAATTCCATCAATGCGAATTCAAATGCTTTTGCTTGAATAGAAGAGCGAGATATTTGTTCCATAGAAGACATTTTCTCCAACTACAGCCAAACTAGTGTTTATTGTTCATTATCTGTTTATTTGTCATGGATCTGAACGACCCTGAACTTGAGTTCTCCGATCTTGTCTACGCATATCAAAGCTGGATAATTGCTGTAATCAACGATGAAAAATTAAATAGTAAGGAAAAGTTGCTTACAGAAGAAATATCGGATGATGCCTTAAATGCTATGAGATTCTTACCGGGTGAAGTAACTAGCGCAATTGAGACAAGTTTAGCTCGCGTCTATGAAGTTGATTCTGATGAACTCTCTTCGATCTTGTTTCCAGAAGAATAGTATCAATGCTCTAATTGTTTTAAGAAATTATTGTGCTTTTGAAAGTTTTCTAAAGCCTGATCCACATGGAGAAGCTTCTGCCCCTTTTGGCGTGCTAATCAAAAATCCACCTCCACTTAGATCACCAAAATAATTCAGCTTTAGACCTTGAAAAAATAGGACTTGATCTTGGCGAGCATACAAAGTAATCCCATCAGCTCTAGCGAGGGGAACACCATCATTTTTCCCTGGCCTAATTCTTATAAATTTCCATCCTTCTCCACACTTATCATCCATTAGATCAATATGCATAACTCCTGGTGTTCCAGTAAAAGCAGCTTGCCTATTTAACTCTGCTACTGCTGTTGCTGAAATTTTTAATCCAGGACCATTTTGCATAAATAAAGAATAATCTAGATGGGCGATCCAGGGTTCGAACCAGGGACATCCTGCTTGTAAGGCAGGCGCTCTACCGCTGAGCTAATCGCCCATACAATTTTTAGTCCTTTGACTAATTCATTTACTTTATACCTCAAGCTGCTCTGTTGTTGAGAATTAATCATAATTAGATCAACGATTCATAAAAAATCGTTTCTGAGCTTAGTCACAGTCCTCTCAAGACAATTAGCAATGACAAAAACAAACCAAATAAATACAGAAGATAAAATGAATAAACTCCTTGAAGTAGTTTCAGACCTCAGAGATCCAATCAATGGCTGTCCTTGGGATCTAAATCAAACACATCTATCCTTGGTCCCATATGTTTTAGAGGAAGCCTATGAAGTTACTCACGCAATACGAGAAGACAATCCTGATGAATTAAAAGAAGAGCTTGGAGATCTCTTACTACAAATAATTTTGCATGCTCAAATAGCAAAAGAAAAAAACTTATTTGATATGGCAGACATCATTGACATAATCACTAAAAAAATGATTCGAAGGCATCCGCATGTATTTCAAAATAAAGCAAAAGTTAGTATCAAAGAAGTAGAAAAATCATGGGAACAAATAAAGACTAATGAAAAACCATTAAATAATTCAAAAACCCCAATCAGTGACCGATTGAAATTGAAAATAAGACCACAACCTTCTACTAAAGCAGCACTGATTATCTCCAAAAGAGCCTCAAAAAGCGGATTCGAATGGGAAACAATTGATCAAATCTGGGATAAATTATATGAAGAATTAGAAGAATTAAAAGATGCATTAAAAAAAGAAGATACTTCCGAAGCTGAAGCTGAAATAGGAGACGTATTATTCACATTGATAAATATTGCAAGATGGAATAAAATATGTATAGAAGAGGGATTAGCAAAAACTAATAAAAAATTCTTAGAGCGATTAAGGTACATAGAAGAAAATATAGAGGGCGAATTACATTCGAAATCAAAAAAGAAATTAGAGAAATACTGGAAATTAGCAAAGATTAATCTCAATAATTAATATTATAATTATGAAAAATAAACTAAAAACAACCTTAGAATGGCTTGACGAATATCATCAAGGAGTTAGGTATGGATTAAAGGGAAAATTAATACTAGAAGAGTCTAGTCCTTTCCAGAAAATTACCATCTATGAAAGCAAAAGATATGGCAAGGCACTATTACTTGATGATTGCTGGATGACAGCAGAAAAGTCTGAAAAGTGGTATCATGAATGTCTTATTCATCCTGCATTATGTTCTTCTAATCAAATAGATAATATTTTAATTATTGGAGGAGGCGATGGGGGAAGTGCAAAAGAATGTTTAAAATATAAAGCGGTTAAGTATATCGATTTAGTTGAAATCGATATAAGAGTTATTGAATTAAGTCAAAAGTATTTACCTACTATTGGAGGAAATGCATGGTCTGATTCAAGATTAAATTTACAAATCAAGAATGGAATTGATTGGGTAAAACATATAAAAGAGAATTCATATGATGTAATTATTATTGATGGCGCAGATCCTGTTGGACCGGCCACAGGGTTATTCAGCAATTCGTTTCTCAAAGATTGCCAACGAATACTTAAACCAGGAGGGGTTTTAGCAACACAAAGTGAATCGCCAGAATCTTTTCAGGAAATTCATATAAATATTGTCAAAGTTCTTCGTGAAATTTTTGACTACGCAGATCCAATGTATGGATCTGTATCCATATACCCAAGCGGTTTATGGAGCTGGACATTTGCATCTATGGAAAAGCCAAAATATATGTATCCAAAAAAAAGTCGCGTAGAAGAGATCTCCAAAAATTGTCAGATTTGGAGCGAACGATGGCAACAAGGTGCATTTAACACTATTCCTGCATTCATCGAAAGGGAGCTCGCAAAAAAATGACCAAATCCAACCTCAAAGATCTATCACTATTTAATAACGATGGTGCAATATTTATGGGTGCGAAAAGAGGCATCGATCAATGCAGAGTTTCGCTATTAGGTGTTCCTTATGATGGAACTTGTTGCTTTAGACCTGGTGCAAGATTTGGTCCTTCTGCTGTTAGGGAAGATAGTTATGGAATTGAAACATATTGTCCACAATTAAATTTAGATTTAGAAGATATAAACTTTGCTGATGTTGGTTCATTAGATGTTCCCCTTGGAGATGCAAAGTTAACACTCTCTTGTATAAAAGATGCTACAGATATTTTACTTAAAAATAATTTAAAACCTCTTATTATTGGTGGAGAGCATTCAATAACAAGTGGGGTGATTCAATCAATAATTACTAATTATCCTGAATTAATTATGCTTCAATTAGATGCTCATGCAGACCTTAGAGATGAATGGTTAGGTAGTAAATTTAGTCATGCATGTACTATGAGCAGATGTTTAGAAATACTACCGAGCAAAAAAATTTTTCAAATAGGAATAAGAAGTGGAACAAAATCAGAATTTCTTGAAATGAATAAAACTAAAAGATTAATTCATCATACTTTGGGAGAGAATGCAAAATCTTTAGAAGAGGCTCTAAAAAGTTTTAAAGGAACACCAATCTATTTAACTTTTGATTTAGATTGGTTTGATCCATCTATAATGCCTGGAACAGGCACTCCCGAGCCAGGAGGCTATTTCTGGGGAGATTTTGCAGCAATAATAGATGTGATTAAATCTCATAACTTAATTGGTGCTGATGTAGTCGAATTATCTCCCAAATTAGATAACACTGGTATCAGTAGCATCCTTGCTGCAAAAGTTATTCGTTCATTAATTATGTTATTGGACAAATCATCCTAAAAAAGTTTGCATTTCAATTCTCATT is a genomic window containing:
- a CDS encoding valine--tRNA ligase, coding for MIERAKTTKLSEASGLPKTYDPVGTENRWQKAWEEKGVFKPDPAAPGDPFSVVIPPPNVTGSLHMGHAFNTALIDTVVRYKRLKGNNVLCLPGTDHASIAVQTILERQLKEEGKNRRDLGRASFLEKAWEWKEKSGGRIVDQLKRLGYSVDWSRERFTLDEGLSKAVSEAFVRLYEKGLIYRGEYLVNWCPASGSAVSDLEVEMKEVDGHLWHFRYPLVSSSGSSVKQISYLEVATTRPETMLGDVAVAVNPSDERYKDLIGEKLTLPLVGRTIPIIGDPHVDKDFGTGCVKVTPAHDPNDFEIGQRHDLPQITVMTKKGTMNHNAGQFEGLDRFEAREAVIDSLKEIGLLTKIEAYKHSVPFSDRGKVPVEPLLSTQWFVKMDPLANSCSEFFEKGQPKFIPNRWSKVYRDWLTDIRDWCISRQLWWGHRIPAWFVISQTDNRVVNETPYIVARTEVEAKKLAREQYGDSVKIEQDEDVLDTWFSSGLWPFSTLGWPDETHPDFQRWYPTNTLVTGFDIIFFWVARMTMMAGVFTEKMPFSDVYIHGLVRDEQNRKMSKSAGNGIDPLLLIERYGTDALRFALVREVAGAGQDIRLDFDRKTQTSATVEASRNFANKLWNATRFALINLEDQDYESLDKYDLSKLQLSDKWILSRLARVNSETANRYENYALGEAAKGLYEFAWNDFCDWYLELIKRRLNSAANLSPDELLDQKIAKSILYKVLSDLLIMLHPLMPHLTEELWHGLTGLTEDQFLALQPWPKFNEQDLNIDLESSFSDLFASIRLIRNLRAVAGLKPSQKVPVMLVSGKEVLQNTLKTSINDIAVLTKAKEVQILSPEQAKSLPSMKALAGVSGELEVVLPIEGLIDIASLRSRLEKDLNKAEKEIESLSGRLANKNFVDKAPKEVVEECRANLMESEAQVRLVKERLMGLD
- a CDS encoding protein phosphatase — its product is MEQISRSSIQAKAFEFALMELIYSKRDSFQPLWSVDSWVKFLIWLSLNCGLSGDKESLELFAKAMGSPLTSRMRKIFFERALEDLSLHVMADPAEAQVLIMPMDGNQRILDNDVVQALQTIGLSNKVSLSSAAWERHDSIVSIPWNVKSDI
- a CDS encoding AIR synthase; amino-acid sequence: MQNGPGLKISATAVAELNRQAAFTGTPGVMHIDLMDDKCGEGWKFIRIRPGKNDGVPLARADGITLYARQDQVLFFQGLKLNYFGDLSGGGFLISTPKGAEASPCGSGFRKLSKAQ
- the mazG gene encoding nucleoside triphosphate pyrophosphohydrolase — encoded protein: MTKTNQINTEDKMNKLLEVVSDLRDPINGCPWDLNQTHLSLVPYVLEEAYEVTHAIREDNPDELKEELGDLLLQIILHAQIAKEKNLFDMADIIDIITKKMIRRHPHVFQNKAKVSIKEVEKSWEQIKTNEKPLNNSKTPISDRLKLKIRPQPSTKAALIISKRASKSGFEWETIDQIWDKLYEELEELKDALKKEDTSEAEAEIGDVLFTLINIARWNKICIEEGLAKTNKKFLERLRYIEENIEGELHSKSKKKLEKYWKLAKINLNN
- the speE gene encoding polyamine aminopropyltransferase; its protein translation is MKNKLKTTLEWLDEYHQGVRYGLKGKLILEESSPFQKITIYESKRYGKALLLDDCWMTAEKSEKWYHECLIHPALCSSNQIDNILIIGGGDGGSAKECLKYKAVKYIDLVEIDIRVIELSQKYLPTIGGNAWSDSRLNLQIKNGIDWVKHIKENSYDVIIIDGADPVGPATGLFSNSFLKDCQRILKPGGVLATQSESPESFQEIHINIVKVLREIFDYADPMYGSVSIYPSGLWSWTFASMEKPKYMYPKKSRVEEISKNCQIWSERWQQGAFNTIPAFIERELAKK
- the speB gene encoding agmatinase; translation: MTKSNLKDLSLFNNDGAIFMGAKRGIDQCRVSLLGVPYDGTCCFRPGARFGPSAVREDSYGIETYCPQLNLDLEDINFADVGSLDVPLGDAKLTLSCIKDATDILLKNNLKPLIIGGEHSITSGVIQSIITNYPELIMLQLDAHADLRDEWLGSKFSHACTMSRCLEILPSKKIFQIGIRSGTKSEFLEMNKTKRLIHHTLGENAKSLEEALKSFKGTPIYLTFDLDWFDPSIMPGTGTPEPGGYFWGDFAAIIDVIKSHNLIGADVVELSPKLDNTGISSILAAKVIRSLIMLLDKSS